A window of Adhaeribacter arboris genomic DNA:
AGTAAATAAAATCTATCCATTCAGTTATTAAATTGTATTTTATCTCCTGGTAAATGGCCTCACCGCTTATTTTAACTGATATCTATATTTATCCCATTAAATCGTTGGGCGGGGTGCGCGTAGATAGAGCCTTAGTAGAGCCACAAGGGCTGCAATATGATCGTCGTTGGTTGTTGGTAGACGAAACGGGCACTTTTTTAACGCAACGGGTATTTCCGCAAATGGCACTGCTGCAGGTACAGTTGCTGCCTACCGGTTTACTCGTAACGCATAAACAACAAGTGGCCGAAAGCTTGTTTATTTCGTTTGATTCCCAAAATTACCTGAATACCCCATTAACGGTTACTATCTGGGACGATACGGTAGCTGTGGTAGAAGTTAGCTACGAAGCTAATGCCTGGTTTAGCCGGCTGCTGCGAATAAACTGTTGCTTAGTATTTATGCCACCCGAGGCACATCGCCCGGTTGAACCGGATTTCGCCCAAAACCATGAACCCGTAAGTTTTGCGGATGCTTTTCCTTATTTGTTAATTGGTCAGGAATCCTTGAACGATTTAAATACTCGTTTACCGGAACCCGTACCCATGAACCGGTTCCGGCCCAACCTGGTATTTTCGGGTGGTGAGCCCTTTACGGAAGATTCCTGGCAGGAATTTAAAATTGGAAATCAGAACTTTGCGGCCGTAAAACCCTGCGCCCGCTGCGTTTTAACCACCGTTAACCAAGACACCGCCCAAAAAGGTACCGAACCCCTCCGGACCTTGGCTACTTACCGGACCATTAACAAGAAAGTACTATTTGGCCAAAACGTACTTCCCCGTTCAGGCGATTTATTATTGCAAACGGGAAATCCTATTTCAGTTCTTACCTACCGTTAATTAAAGAAGCTGATAATTAATAAATTAAAACTTTAATTTTAGTAGCTATATACTACTCGTATTCTTTCCGTATGCACGCAAATACTCCGGCGCAACTAAAAAATACCCCTATTCGGACTGCTCAAAATCCTAAAGATATTCCGGTTATTATGGATTTGGCCGTTCAAACCTGGGCTCCTACTTATCAGAATATTGTTTCGGCGGAGCAGTTAGGCTATATGTTTCAGGAAATTTATAACCCCAAAGCATTAAAGCAACAAATGGAGGCCGGTCAGCAATTTTTAATTTTGTACCAAGACCAGACTCCAGCCGGTTTTGCCTCGTATTCTCCTTTACCAAATAATACTTTTAAGTTAAATAAATTGTACGTAGCGCCCGCCTTTCACGGATCTGGTTTTGGGCGGTTGCTTATTAGTGCCGTAGAAGAAGCGGTAAAAAATAGAGGCGGAATTACTTTACTGCTAAATGTTAACCGGCATAATCCGGCCAAGCTTTTTTACGAAAAATGCGGGTATACGGTAGCCTACGAAGAAGACATTCCTATTGGTCCTTACTTTATGAACGATTACGTTATGCAGAAGAGCTGGCAGTAGCTTATGGTTGCTCCTCCGGCAAAGGCAGGCGCTTTAATAATTTTCGCACAACGGGTAGCATTAGCACATAGCAGAAAAAGGTGAGCGGCCCCGCCAGAACCAGCCACAATAACATTCCCGCGAGATTAGCCAGCCAAATAGTCTTTAAAGCAACTACCCAATCTTGTTTAAATAAAGCGGTTATCTCGCTTAAACTTAAATTAAAAGTGGTTAAAGGAAAAACTTTTAACCCCACCTCAATAAAAGGAATGTACAAAATCAGGTGCAAGGGACTAATTAAATAACAGATTAAAAGCAAGGCCGGTAAATTTAGCTTAAACCGTAAGGCTAATAAGGTGCATAAAAAAGAAGTTAGCCCAAACAAAGGCATTAGCCCAATTACTACCCCCAAAGCGCCTGTAACCGCTAACTTTTGGGGCGTAATCCCCATTGTAAGCAGGTTTTTAAAAGGATGAACAACCTTTCTTTTAAAGTAAGAAGGCTTGTGGTGCGGTGTAAGCAAAAGAACTATTTTTACGGGTACGCTCTTAATAAATAATGCAAAGCTTTAATTCAGATTCATTTGCAACGCAATTATTCGCTGGCAAATTAACTGTTTTTAGCAACTTTCATCTAAAAACATTATTTAATCTAGTTAACCTTGTTTTTTATTTAGAGAAGGTGTCTCAAAATTGAGACCAGAATGTAATTAGTAAAAATTTTAATACTGGTTTTAAAATGCTCATACACAGAATCCAGAGTAATGCTAAAACCATTGGTAAAATTATTTCGGTAGCTAAAAGGTTAAAAATCCCTAAATTTCAGGTAAATCATACACCTAAACAACTTCTTTCTTATTTCTACAGATTTGGTATTACTGTTAAGCGTAATACTACTACAACAAAATTGCCTTGTAATACCGTCATTTTACCGGGAATGGGCAAATTCGGGTACTTCAACGCTCGTTATAAAAAAGGTGTAGAGATAATTATTTGATTAATCTTATGAATGCAGATTTTTTAATTTGAGAGATATCTACCTACCGTGATAATACCACCCGGAAACAAATGCTTCTTTCATTTAAAGTTGTAGTTTTAACTTTATCTAATTATTAAATTTAAACAAAATCGGGAATTCGATTAAATGGAGGCTGTTTACTATTTTAGCTTGTTGGCGATATTACTAATTGTTGGCTTGTTTTTGTGGCAACTGCTGGTAAAAATGCGGGAAATAAGCGCAGAGTTACGGCATTTGCGGCAAGAACTTACGCAAAGCAAGCATTCTCCGGTTACTCGTTCCCAATCTCCTGCTCCCGTTTTTATTCCTGAAGAACCTGTTATACCGGTAAATCGAGAAGATTTAGTGCAAAATCAGATCAGAACTGAGATAAAAATCAAAACTAAACCTATTAAACGCCCGTCTTTCTTTGAACGAAATCCTGACCTGGAAAAATTTATTGGGGAGAACCTGATTAATAAATTGGGAATTGCCGTGCTGGTATTAGGAATCGGATACTTCGTTAAATTCGCGATTGACCAGAATTGGATAAATGCTTGGGGACGGGTATGGGTTGGTTTTGCCGCTGGGGCTGGTTTATTAGGTTTAGCGCATTGGTTACGTCGGCAATACGCGGCTTTTAGTTCGGTGCTGGTAGGCGGTGGGTTAGCGGTTCTGTATTTTTCCATTGCCCTGGCCTTTCACGAATACCAATTGTTTTCCCAAACCCTGGCCTTTATTTTAATGGTAGGCGTTACGGGATTTTCGGTATTTATGGCTATTACCTACGACCGCCAGGAACTGGCGGTGCTTGCGCTGCTAGGTGGGTTTGCCTCCCCTCTTTTGGCTAGCTCGGGAGGTAATAATTACCGGGTATTGTTCATTTACATCCTGATATTAAATATTGGTATGCTGATTCTGGCCTATTTTAAAAACTGGTCGGTCATTCGGGTAATTTCTTATTTAGCCACGGTAATTCTTTTTGCGGGTTGGCTGGTAGCCAAAGTAATAGGAGAACCGCAAGGTCCTTATCTGGGCGGATTTATTTTTGCCATGCTCTTCTACCTGGTGTTTTTTGCCATGACCGTAGTGTATAATCTGAAACAGCAACAATCTTTTACGCTTCTCGAAATTGGTCTTTTGCTGAGCAATACGGCTTTTTTTTACTTATGTGGCTTGTATTTATTAGATCAGTTAGCCTCCGGAACGTATCTGGGCCTTTTTTCGGCTGTAATGGCGTTTTTTAACGGAGTAGTGGTTTGGCAATTAAAACAGTCCACCACTGTAGATCCTAAGCTGCGCTACTTGCTCGGAGGTACGGGAATATTACTTTTATACCTGGCCATATTGTTTGAGCTTACTTATCGATTAGGCAGTACCAATACCGAAATGCGCGAAATAAAGTACCTGGTTGTTGCCAGCTATCATTATCTTTTTGCCTTGCTAATTATTCGCTTTTTACCCACCACTGTTCAAACCAGGTGGCCCTTCCGGGAAGTATTGCTGGGATTTAGTTTAGCTTCGTATGTACTTTTGGTACAACCCATTGTGCAAGAAGCGCGCAACACTTATTTACTGCCACCCGGAGGAAGTATATTGCCATTTGTGCTGCACTACTCTGCTGTAATTTTGTTAATACTGCTCCTCTACTACGGCTTTATTTATTACCGCGACACTTTCGGCTTGCATTCTAAAAAAATGAATGGCTTATTATGGGTTGGTTGCGCTGCCTTCGTGTACCTGGCCAGCACGGAATCGGATCACTTATTAGCGCTGTGGCAATACAGGCCCGGTCAGAATTTAGCTACTTTGCTGCAACAGCAGCATAAAATTTATTTTCCAATTTTGTGGGGGCTCGCTTCTTTTGGCTTTATGCTTTTGGGTATGCGTTATAAACTAAAAACCCTGCGACTGGCTTCCCTGAGTTTATTTTTCATCACTTTATTAAAGCTTTTTTTATTCGATATTCAGAAAATATCGGCGGGCGGACGAATTGCGGCTTTTATTTCTTTGGGCGTTTTGTTATTGGTAGTTTCTTTCCTGTATCAAAAATTAAAGGTTTTGTTACTCGATGATACTCCACCCGAAAAGTAAAACAAAAGACTGGCTGGTTCGCAAACAAGAATTATTTTATTAGCCAAACCCTAACTCTTATATTTACTCATTCTTGTATTTACTCGTTCTTGGTTAAACGCATCTTTCTTTTAAATATGAAAGCATTACGGTTTTTTACTTGTTGGTTGGGCCTTTTGAGTTATGTATTTTTGGCGGGGTGTTCCGGTAAATCAAAAAACCCTGATTTAGGTACCTACGAGACCCTTACCGACGCCAATGCTACCGAAATCCTTACTAAATTCGGTAAAGAAAATCCGGAAACGCTGGTTACCATTAGCACCAGTATGGGCAAAATAAAAGTACGCTTATACGAAGATACGCCCCTGCACCGGGCAAACTTTGTGCGGCTGGCTAAAATGGGTTTTTACGATAACACTATTTTTTACCGGGTGCTCCGCGATTTTATGATTCAAGGAGGCGATACCCGGGAACGTAAAATCAAAAAAGATAAGTACGGCGTTCCCAGCGAAGTAAAATCCAATCATTTTCATAAACGCGGCGCTTTGGCCATGGCCCGCTACGACGATGAATTTAACCCTAAGCGCTTATCTTCGTCGCATAATTTTTATCTGGTGCAGGGAGTAGTGCATAACCAGGAGAGTCTCGACGACATTGCCCTTACTAATAAAATTACGTTTTCGCCGGAGCAAATCAAAACCTATACCACCCTTGGCGGCGTTCCGTCCCTGGATACTAAATACACGGTATTCGGCGAAGT
This region includes:
- a CDS encoding MOSC domain-containing protein — its product is MASPLILTDIYIYPIKSLGGVRVDRALVEPQGLQYDRRWLLVDETGTFLTQRVFPQMALLQVQLLPTGLLVTHKQQVAESLFISFDSQNYLNTPLTVTIWDDTVAVVEVSYEANAWFSRLLRINCCLVFMPPEAHRPVEPDFAQNHEPVSFADAFPYLLIGQESLNDLNTRLPEPVPMNRFRPNLVFSGGEPFTEDSWQEFKIGNQNFAAVKPCARCVLTTVNQDTAQKGTEPLRTLATYRTINKKVLFGQNVLPRSGDLLLQTGNPISVLTYR
- a CDS encoding GNAT family N-acetyltransferase produces the protein MHANTPAQLKNTPIRTAQNPKDIPVIMDLAVQTWAPTYQNIVSAEQLGYMFQEIYNPKALKQQMEAGQQFLILYQDQTPAGFASYSPLPNNTFKLNKLYVAPAFHGSGFGRLLISAVEEAVKNRGGITLLLNVNRHNPAKLFYEKCGYTVAYEEDIPIGPYFMNDYVMQKSWQ
- a CDS encoding DUF2062 domain-containing protein — encoded protein: MLTPHHKPSYFKRKVVHPFKNLLTMGITPQKLAVTGALGVVIGLMPLFGLTSFLCTLLALRFKLNLPALLLICYLISPLHLILYIPFIEVGLKVFPLTTFNLSLSEITALFKQDWVVALKTIWLANLAGMLLWLVLAGPLTFFCYVLMLPVVRKLLKRLPLPEEQP
- a CDS encoding DUF2339 domain-containing protein, with protein sequence MEAVYYFSLLAILLIVGLFLWQLLVKMREISAELRHLRQELTQSKHSPVTRSQSPAPVFIPEEPVIPVNREDLVQNQIRTEIKIKTKPIKRPSFFERNPDLEKFIGENLINKLGIAVLVLGIGYFVKFAIDQNWINAWGRVWVGFAAGAGLLGLAHWLRRQYAAFSSVLVGGGLAVLYFSIALAFHEYQLFSQTLAFILMVGVTGFSVFMAITYDRQELAVLALLGGFASPLLASSGGNNYRVLFIYILILNIGMLILAYFKNWSVIRVISYLATVILFAGWLVAKVIGEPQGPYLGGFIFAMLFYLVFFAMTVVYNLKQQQSFTLLEIGLLLSNTAFFYLCGLYLLDQLASGTYLGLFSAVMAFFNGVVVWQLKQSTTVDPKLRYLLGGTGILLLYLAILFELTYRLGSTNTEMREIKYLVVASYHYLFALLIIRFLPTTVQTRWPFREVLLGFSLASYVLLVQPIVQEARNTYLLPPGGSILPFVLHYSAVILLILLLYYGFIYYRDTFGLHSKKMNGLLWVGCAAFVYLASTESDHLLALWQYRPGQNLATLLQQQHKIYFPILWGLASFGFMLLGMRYKLKTLRLASLSLFFITLLKLFLFDIQKISAGGRIAAFISLGVLLLVVSFLYQKLKVLLLDDTPPEK
- a CDS encoding peptidylprolyl isomerase, which encodes MKALRFFTCWLGLLSYVFLAGCSGKSKNPDLGTYETLTDANATEILTKFGKENPETLVTISTSMGKIKVRLYEDTPLHRANFVRLAKMGFYDNTIFYRVLRDFMIQGGDTRERKIKKDKYGVPSEVKSNHFHKRGALAMARYDDEFNPKRLSSSHNFYLVQGVVHNQESLDDIALTNKITFSPEQIKTYTTLGGVPSLDTKYTVFGEVVEGLEVIDKIAKVPVDPNDFPVQDIFMTVEVEE